ATATATCGTACAAATTTAATAATTGAGATTACttgtataaaataaagatcactATGTTTAAATTACTCAGTTAAATTAGATTTACGTACTTACTAAACCATCGTTCGTTTGATTTCATGGGTTGGACATAGCAAGATTATTATTTGATTAACACCGCTAACCGAACCcaaattaattgattatttaCTAACTGAATGCTAAAATATACGGTTTTGGATCAGTTGTATCTCTTTGTTCTTATGTAGCCCACTCTAATTCGCTATAATTGTTTGTCGCACACTTGAAATCAAAATTCCAATTCACCACTACTTATGTAGTGACATAGATATGTCAAGTGTCATGTCCACTATTTTGTCCAAACTACTACAAATGAGATGAGTACATTTTCTTTAGAAGGGAGGAAAATTTgttttttgattttatattttcaataaaacatgaaaatggGAAATGTTgtgcatgttttttttttaaggaggatcgacgatggttccccatctacccccgaagtgactcggacccctcccggcctaacggtcggaggtgaagcgtcttaccaccgagaTGCGCTTCGTTGTCAAGACGCGCTTCGTTGTCGGGATGGGAAGGAACGAGTCAGCCAATGACTCAAGAACTccccaggggaaattaatccccaagttACTATATCAACCCAATCAAGGGTACCAAGCCAACCTATTTCCCCCAGCGCCTGGGTCCATGCCAGGACTCAAGAACTccccaggggaaattaatccccaagttGGGCCTCTCAGGGGTCGAactcgtgacctctaggatggcgcggtatccttgcctccctcctcaaccacttgagctagggggcATGGATGAAATGTTgtgcatgattttttttttacacacagacacacaccCACACACACACATCGGAGTTCGTGATACATTCGGCAAGCGAGTTAACCCTGACACACAGCCCCTAATGGCTCGAAGACTAGCCCTGACACACGCAGCCGCGCACCAGCCGAGCTCGTTCTCTAGCCCCCGTTTGACGGGTCCGAGGCAGCCGAGGTCGGGACCGTAAATTCTCGCCATCAAGCGGGTCGGGGTCTGCAAGCTTGCCAAGCCCAAAGGCCCACAGGgaaaattaatcccaagttgcgCCATCCAAGACTCGAACTCATGACCTCCTGGATGGGCTGTATCCTTCGCCTCATGTGGTGCATGTTGTGATTTGAAACATGACACATTACGGTGGAATTGACTTAATTTCACTTTGAGTTTATTTTGTCAATTAAAACGATGTTTTCAGAAAACATTACTTGAGTATGATGAAAATTTGTAACGCTCGAATTTGAAGGTTTTAAATGCTGGCttataacttataaatattactccagATATTAAATGTGGGAGTATTAACAGACAAACATAAGCCATCTCCATTCATCATAACTCCATATTAAAACAGATATGTTAcaccaaattaaaatttatgcatcatctacactacacacacataaacctactggaatgataCACAACTAGATCTTGATCGTTCACAGGTTTTTTTAAAActttgaattaaaatttatacCATATGCAGCAAGAATAATCACCTCCAAAGCAAACAATCAAGTTAAAGGCATCGTTGGTAGTACAAAATTTTAAAGCACAGATCCACAAAAGTTGTATACTAGTACTTCAATTTGTGCTGCAACTCAAAATGTGAATAAGGATGTCACATCAACTTCTTTCTTTATACAGAAACAAAGTTGTGCAATGAAaccaatgaaatattaatttagGCAGAATCACCGGTTATGCCTCCCCGCAAAGCTGCCTTTGTTCTTGGCAATGAAGCCATTCTTTGGTTTAGGAATATCATGAATGTCCATCACTTGAATCGTTCTCTGCTTTTTGGCTTCATAGACGAAAAATACACCAACACGTATGATTAATCAGTTTTCAGACAAGAAAAAGTTTATAGAAACATATCCCAAAGATTGAAAGCGGACCATTCTTAGCTTCTTGGTAGTTCTCCTGAAGACGCTTTCTTGCTGAGTTTAGCTTCTCGTCATCCATGACTGGTTCCCTTTGTGCTCTCTACAAGATCATGTTACACAGAAATGTCATTATATTACTTGACATTACAACAAAATCGGAGGTAACAATGTGGTACACTTCAGAAGGTTTGACAATACTCATCAATCATATATACATTATGGGTAAGTAAAATAGGATAATTTATCAATGAAGGCATAATTTCCTATTAAGAAACATAACCAACTTTGGAACGCCCGCATCAAACTCATTCAAGTAGATAGAGCAAGACATGTATGAATGTTAAAAACTTTTAGCAGAGCAGTCAAGTACATTAGGAGGAGCTGAAGTAGACTTAGGAACTGATTGAGGTGGCCTTAATGGAGCTTCTCTTCGAGCTCCGGACTGTGGTGGTTTAGGCTTTGGTTCATCTAAACAGGAAGAAGAAATCCAATGTCAATCTACTAATGAAAAGAACTAAATCAAGAAATCCAACTGAAAATATAGGATATAATTTAAAGCTCACTTCGTGGATTCGGGGAGTACCCAAAATCTGGAACCTGTGGAAACTGAAACTTCAGATTTGCATCAATACTTCTTAAATGAAAAGCGAGTATTCATTAAGCTTTCTTCCTCGGTCCTTTCATCTTTTCACATAAACATAGCTGACTAAAACAACATTCGAATCACCTGGTGATGGCCATTTTGTTGATTTCTGGGTATGCTCTGCTGAGGTGAATCCCCATCAGCTGCCACCACCATCACCACCCAGTATTAACACATTCATTTTTCACAGAAACTACTCTTATCACGTCTATCAAGCTATTGCAAAAAACAGCAGTTTTTTAATTCCGAAACAACTTACTACCTATAAGGTTTGAAGTTGCTTGTGGTTGGTTCACCCTTACCCATTCATCAACAGTTTCCTTCCATTTTCTACATACCAAAAAACATTAACAGAAACCAATTACTAACAACTCAATCATACAAATCAAGAGGAGAATAGTAAATCCACATAGCAAAGAGAAGAATCTGGAAACCTGACAAGCTGCTTCACCAATCTGCGCACTTCATTTGATGAATGCTTCCTCAATCGATTCACATGCCTTCCTATATCAGTATCCTACACAATAACCTCCTCAATttcagaaaaaattaaaataaataagtgttttttTCCATTAATATAAGTTTTACCTTGAGAGCGTGAAATGTGATATCCATATCTGCTAGGCTTTGCAGCAAATCCACCACAGCATCTTCACtctgaacaaaaaaaaatcaaattatgcaaaaacaattaAGCAAATTACTAAACTAGCACAAGCATCGTAATCGAAACAAATCAAAAACCTGGTTTAGATCTTCAAGCTGCTCTTTAATACTGAAGATTTTGGTCTGTTCGTCATCAAACAAGCCACCGTACGCATCCCCATCCTCCTCTTCTCCGCCGCTAAGATTCGACTCCGGAGTCAATGGACTCTTAGCAAAATCATCATTGGATTCCCTGACGTTTTCGCTGAATTTCTTATTTTCATCATCTACATCGaacttaatactactattatctaCGTTATCACtactattaaaattattaacaCAAATATTCTCCGGAAAATAGGGCTCGTGATCAACTACACGGCGGCGGATATCGCCGCTGCAGTTCCGGCATATCTGCGCCTCCGGCGCGTAAAGCAACTCAACGAGTTCATCGCGGCGGCGGCGCAACTCATCGCCGTAATCCGAGCCAGCAACGCAAATCGCCGCCTTAATCAACGCCCAGATTTCGGTCCCCGATCTCGACAAAATCGCCCGAAATTCCTCCGGATTCATGCCGTGTGATTCCGTTTGGGGGAAAAAGTAATCGAAAAAGGTGGAAAAGGAATTGGGAATATGAGCGACGAATTGGAGACAGCGAGAGGTTAATCACATCAGCAGATCTATTTCTATTGTGCGTTCAAACAACGCAGTATCGGATTTCGGTAAGTGGATTCTGTGAATGCGATGAGATGAATTCCGAATCCAGGAAGGTaacaaaattatgattttattattttgttttttctttttctggatTAATTGTTTTTAATAACTGTGAAAATCATGATCTCGTGCTTTTCATTTTCCCGTTTAAATTTGGAGCGAATATTTATAACTGGGAAATGTGTGTAGCTGAGCTGTGATGCAACTAATTTGTGGCTCCACTATTTCTTACCGTAGGCTCTCTTCTACAGTATCATACTACCTATTTATGCTGCATGTATCTAATtatacattttttaattaatttacatgGTTTATTATTTTAACCTCAAATTCAAATCAtactaaaattgaaataaaaaaaaattctccctctgtcccatagtaAGAattatattttgtcattttgaatCATGCCACAATAagaatcacatttcatttttaccatgaatagtaaataggtctcacatttcactcgcatttgcattttattataaaactaatacaaaAAAGTGGCatcatattttactaacttttccaacctaatattctttactttttcttaaaactcgtgcccacaacAAGAGTGACTtctattgtgggacgaagggagtaatatatagcaaaattatttgttaaaaaatatttaaaattacttTATCTAAAATTGTTATAAAATCTATAAATAGAAAAGTAGTTATTCAaccttaagagcatccgcaacacgtctcttatccgtctcggtctcgtctcggagagatgagacggataagagacggcGATGCAACCCTCCGTCTCGGTCTGGTCTCATCGGACGTCTCGTCCCGGAGGGAGAGTTGGTgagacagctcgccacgcgccagcgccacgtggcgagcgTCGGTTcatccgtgacgcccactcgccggcccgcgagtgggcgtcgtttttatctgaaaaaatgtttttttttgtttttttttaaattcaggaaaaatttgaaaataaaaaaaatctcaaaaaatatactagccgttttaagcccccaatcacttttataaatattaaatcattcccacaaattaatccaccataaaaaaattctatattctcaatcaaacactctacattcttcatctcaaaacattattcttctcccaaatttaatcaattcatggatccatttgagcaaatgcgtcgaataaaaaaatcaaataccCTGAATTTTCAAGTATCGTTGGAATCCACATACTAaaagttcgtcggagctctctcccaaattcgaaataaaatccttcacctcCCCAAGTCTATTGCTGCGAATTTTTGTTGCCTCGAGCTTTGATCCCATGGAATAAGACGTCGCAACTGATGATATCTTCTTCTGCtttttttgagttttgagattttgaatttagagagagtgggcaaaagattttaaattatgtattttttaatttttttaggattttattaatgtggttttttatttttttagaattttaagttgtaattttattttatttaatgaagtgtgtttttattaattgaatttgttggaaataaaaataaaaaatgaaattgaatgaatagttaagggatgagatggttaagagatggttaagagatgaagggatgtaggtgttgtctcttagctAAGAGAtgggtgaaaagtacagtgggactcatgaatagtgaagagatgatacggttaagagacggataagagacagcgatGCAGTGAGGCTCATGAATAGTGAATAgatgagacggataagagacagcgatGCAGATGGCCTAAGCTAGTGTAAAGATGCGTTGTTGCATCTCCAATACCGACGGCGTATCCTCCATCATCGATTCCATCAACTAGCTGACTTTCTTCATTGTTGGACCCCGTCAATGAATAACGTAATACAAAAATTCTATTGTTATCGAACTAATAACTTATAGTACCTCATGATAAATTATTTCaggaaattttaataaaaaacactaaaaataaagggaaaacaagaaattaaaCTCTAAAATAATTCTGTAAAAATTTATTAGAAAAAACATAGAGTACTGTAATTTATTAGCCAATTAATACAatagtttaattatgtagtatattaattaatattactaCAATTAAATCATAATCTAAAtcagtaattttttttctaaaatagtAATATTAAAAGTTATTAAGAATTactaagtactccctccgtcccacaagaatacgCACTCtatcctttttagtccgtcccacaagaatatacattttctaattttggaatttcactctaatgaggtgggactcattctccactaacaatactttaattactttttctttcaacatctcttacttttccaattttgcattaaaactcgtgtcgaactcaaagtgcatattctttggggacggatgaagtatataaTAAAGATAAATTAGTTATAATATTATATCATTGAAAAAGAGGTAATGTAAATTTATTAGGGCTGACAAATTGTGCATATTGGATAGTTATTGGGTCAATCCGATATCGACTCGACCCAATTAAGTCAAACCCAAACAAACCAGAAATTATCAGATTCTTATTGGGCCTCAACCCAATAACTTCGTGTGTGTTCATGCGGGGTTATCATGTCATGCAAACCGTTAATGTTAATAActttagtagtactatataatttaGCTTGATACAACAAGATAACGACTCAtacatgatattacacaatcAAAATTTGACATTACATGATACAATATGATATCACACAGTAAAAACTTgttataaaatgattaaaattttataatgatttaaatttaaataatgacCTAAACTCTATAAGACTTGACTCAAACTCATTAATTCGGTATATGATCATGTCGGATTGTCATGATATTATTATAAAGTTATTAAATCAAGATATCTAACGAAATTtgttagtagtactagtatctAAATCCTAGTAAGATTACtagagtattttatagtactaagAAAAGAGTTTTAACAATCATTTAATAATTGTACTACTACATATCGATCCTAAATAAATAATTCCATATTAGCATGTCCAATTAATACGAGAATCCGAGA
This sequence is a window from Salvia splendens isolate huo1 chromosome 14, SspV2, whole genome shotgun sequence. Protein-coding genes within it:
- the LOC121765481 gene encoding probable mediator of RNA polymerase II transcription subunit 26c isoform X2, with the protein product MNPEEFRAILSRSGTEIWALIKAAICVAGSDYGDELRRRRDELVELLYAPEAQICRNCSGDIRRRVVDHEPYFPENICVNNFNSSDNVDNSSIKFDVDDENKKFSENVRESNDDFAKSPLTPESNLSGGEEEDGDAYGGLFDDEQTKIFSIKEQLEDLNQSEDAVVDLLQSLADMDITFHALKDTDIGRHVNRLRKHSSNEVRRLVKQLVRKWKETVDEWVRVNQPQATSNLIADGDSPQQSIPRNQQNGHHQVPDFGYSPNPRNEPKPKPPQSGARREAPLRPPQSVPKSTSAPPNRAQREPVMDDEKLNSARKRLQENYQEAKNAKKQRTIQVMDIHDIPKPKNGFIAKNKGSFAGRHNR
- the LOC121765481 gene encoding probable mediator of RNA polymerase II transcription subunit 26c isoform X1 — encoded protein: MNPEEFRAILSRSGTEIWALIKAAICVAGSDYGDELRRRRDELVELLYAPEAQICRNCSGDIRRRVVDHEPYFPENICVNNFNSSDNVDNSSIKFDVDDENKKFSENVRESNDDFAKSPLTPESNLSGGEEEDGDAYGGLFDDEQTKIFSIKEQLEDLNQSEDAVVDLLQSLADMDITFHALKDTDIGRHVNRLRKHSSNEVRRLVKQLVRKWKETVDEWVRVNQPQATSNLIADGDSPQQSIPRNQQNGHHQFPQVPDFGYSPNPRNEPKPKPPQSGARREAPLRPPQSVPKSTSAPPNRAQREPVMDDEKLNSARKRLQENYQEAKNAKKQRTIQVMDIHDIPKPKNGFIAKNKGSFAGRHNR